The genomic window ACGGGGCCAGCCCCCTTCAGCACAACCGCTTCAAGGTCGAGTTGCTCAAACGCACCGTCGAACGGCAACTGCGCGCCGTAGGAGGCACCAAGTGAGCCAGCCACAGGCAGCCGTCGGCGCGTCGGTGCCCCGGGTCGACGCACGGCTGAGGGTCACCGGGCGAACGAAGTTCGCCGGAGACAACAGCCCCGACGGGGTCGTCCACGCGGTCATCGTCGACAGCAGTGTCGGCCGTGGCCGTGTCACCGGCGTCGACGCCCGCGCCGCCCTCGCCCAGACCGGCGTCCTGAAGGTGATCAGCCACCTCAACGCGCCCAAGCTCCCGCCCCGCACGGGGTGGTGGCCGCCGCCCGGGGCGCTGCGCCCCTTCCAGGACGACCGCGTCCGGTTCTTCGGGCATCCCGTCGCGGTCGTGGTGGCGACCACGCTGGAGGTGGCACAGCACGCCGCGAGCCTGGTGGAGGTCTCCTACGACGCCGAGCCGGTCTCGACCGACATGGGCACCGCCGACTCTGCGGGTGATCCCGAGACGTATGCCCGCGGAGACGCGGACGGGGCCTTGGGGGCCGCCGCCGTCAAGCTGGACCTGGCGTACCGGATGGCCCGCAACCACCACAACCCGATGGAACCGGCCGGCACCGTCGCCCGCTGGGACGGTGACAAGCTCACCATCTGGGAGAAGACCAACTGGGTGGCCGGCGCCATGATGACCATGGCCAGTGAGTTCGGCATGCCGCAGGACAAGATCCGCGTCATCGCGCCGGTCGTCGGCGGCGGCTTCGGCAGCGCCGGCCGGACCTGGGTGCACACCGTCATCGCGGCCCTGGCGGCCCGCGAGGTGAAGCGCCCCGTGAAACTCCTGCTCACCCGCCGGCAGACGTACTTCGGCGTGGGATTCCGGCCCGCATACGAGTACGGACTGCGGCTGGGCAGCGACCGGCGGGGCCGCCTGAGCGCGTCGGTGCACGACGTCCGCGCCGAGACCTCCAGCTACGAAACGCACAGCGAAGGCGTTCTCGAACCCGGCCGGATGCTCTACAGCACGCCCAACGTCCGCCAGGAGTACGGGCACGTACCGCTGGACGTGAACACGCCGACGTTCATGCGCGGCCCCGGCTACGCCAGCGGCGCCTTCCCCGTCGAGTCGGCGATGGACGAACTCGCCCACGAACTGGGCCTGGACCCGATCGAGCTGCGGCTGCGCAACGAGCCCGCCGCCGACGAGTCCACCGGGCTGCCGTTCTCCACCCGCCGCCTGCGCGACTGCTACCGCGTGGGCGCCCGCGAGTTCGGCTGGCACCGGCGCAACCCCAAGCCGCGCTCGACGCGCGACGGTGACTGGCTCATCGGTATGGGGATGGCTGCCGGTGTCTACGACACCGAGCGCAGCGCGGCCCAGGCCTCGGTCCGGCTCGACGCCGACGGCACCGCCCTGCTGCAGTCCGCCACCAGCGACATGGGCCCCGGCACGGCCACGTCCATGACCCAGGTCGCCGCCGACGCCCTCGGCCTGACCATGCGCCAGGTGACCTTCCGGCTCGGCGACTCCCTCATGCCCCCGGCCCCCGTCCACGCCGCCTCGCAGACCATGGCCAGTGTCGGCTCCGCCGTCCAGGACGGCTGCGACAAACTGCGCAAGCAGGCCATCACCCTGGCGGTGAAGGACGAAGGATCACCGCTGCACGGCGTCGACCCCGCCGACGTCGTGGTACGCGGCGGCCGGCTGCACGTCAAGGACAACCCCGCGCGCGGGGAGACCTACCAGCGGCTCTTGGCCCGCAACAACCGCACCCACCTCGAAACGCTCGGCTCGTACGCCGGGGCGCCCGAATCGGGGAAGTTCTCCTTCTACGCCTACGCCGCGACCTTCGCGGAAGTAGCCGTCGACGCCCGCCTCGGCCTGGTAAGGGTCCGGCGCATGGTCGGTGTGTACGACGCCGCCCGGATCATCAGCCCGAGACTCGCCGACAGCCAGGCCATCGGGGCCATGATCGGCGGCATCGGCCAGGCCCTGCTGGAGCACACGGTCACCGACCACCGCGACGGCCGGATCGTCAACGCCAACCTCGCCGACTACCTCGTGCCGACCCACGCCGACATTCCCAAGGACCTGAAGGCGTTCTTCATCGAGGGGGAGGACTACGAGGCCGACCCGATCGGCGTCAAGGGACTCGGTGAGATCGTCATCGTCGGAGTGGCGCCCGCCATCGCCAACGCGGTCTTCAACGCCACCGGCCGCCGGATCCGCGAACTGCCCATCACCCCCGAAGCCCTGCTCTGAACGCCCGGGTGGCCGGTCCAGCCGCCGGTCACCCAGGAGTTCCCACCAGCGTCCGGCGGCTTACGACCCCCCACCCGCCGGGCATCAGGGCCGCCGCCGAGTCATCCTCCCCCGGGACACGGCGGCGGCCCGCCCAAGCAGCCCGCCTCCGACGTCGACGACCGTGAACCAGACTTCGCAGCGGTTGATCGACCACGGTCATGGCGGGGCGTCCAAATCGGCGAGCCGGGCCAGTGTGAGGCCGTCGAACGCGACCACCACGAACTGGGCGCCTATGACGGCCCGTTGGGCCTGACACGTCGGCTCATGCGGGCCGCGGGCCGGTGCGCGTCAGCGCGGGACGCGCGACCGAAGCCCTCGCTAAGCGGACTGCTGTCCACTAGGTTCCACCCCACGACCGGACGGTTGTCCGGTTGAGTTATCCGTAAGGGGGTGGCCGCATACGGCGTGAACGCCGGTGGCGTTCGCGGCCGGCGCCGAGGGGCGGCGTCAGGCGGTCCCCTTGACGCCGGCCCTTGACCGCGAGTCGAACGGCCGCGCCGTCAGTCTTCGGGTGATCCCGGAAGGCTCTCGGCATCCAAGGGGGCGTGAGCGACGTCGGGCGTCCTCGGGCGCCATGACCGCGGCCCCACGTTGGCGGGATTCGATACGTCGCTTTCGCCCCTTCGCGTCACAGGTCACTTCCACCATCGCCAGTCCTTCCGAGACAACGGAGACGCACCATGAATCTGCCCCGTCGAAACGTGCTGACCGGGGCGGCCGCCGCCGCGGCCGCTGTCACTTTCAGTGGATCAGCGGCAATCGCGGCCTCCGGCGGAAGTCGACCAACCGGCCCAGCACATTCGGCTTCAGAAATGGGCCGTGGCATGTCGAAGGGCCGCATCCTGATCCGCAACGGCCACGTCATCGACACCGAGCCCCAGCCGGTCGCCC from Streptomyces sp. DSM 40750 includes these protein-coding regions:
- a CDS encoding xanthine dehydrogenase family protein molybdopterin-binding subunit, translated to MSQPQAAVGASVPRVDARLRVTGRTKFAGDNSPDGVVHAVIVDSSVGRGRVTGVDARAALAQTGVLKVISHLNAPKLPPRTGWWPPPGALRPFQDDRVRFFGHPVAVVVATTLEVAQHAASLVEVSYDAEPVSTDMGTADSAGDPETYARGDADGALGAAAVKLDLAYRMARNHHNPMEPAGTVARWDGDKLTIWEKTNWVAGAMMTMASEFGMPQDKIRVIAPVVGGGFGSAGRTWVHTVIAALAAREVKRPVKLLLTRRQTYFGVGFRPAYEYGLRLGSDRRGRLSASVHDVRAETSSYETHSEGVLEPGRMLYSTPNVRQEYGHVPLDVNTPTFMRGPGYASGAFPVESAMDELAHELGLDPIELRLRNEPAADESTGLPFSTRRLRDCYRVGAREFGWHRRNPKPRSTRDGDWLIGMGMAAGVYDTERSAAQASVRLDADGTALLQSATSDMGPGTATSMTQVAADALGLTMRQVTFRLGDSLMPPAPVHAASQTMASVGSAVQDGCDKLRKQAITLAVKDEGSPLHGVDPADVVVRGGRLHVKDNPARGETYQRLLARNNRTHLETLGSYAGAPESGKFSFYAYAATFAEVAVDARLGLVRVRRMVGVYDAARIISPRLADSQAIGAMIGGIGQALLEHTVTDHRDGRIVNANLADYLVPTHADIPKDLKAFFIEGEDYEADPIGVKGLGEIVIVGVAPAIANAVFNATGRRIRELPITPEALL